Part of the Cuniculiplasma divulgatum genome, ATTATGTAAATGACTCCGGTAAACAGATGGTATCACTGTATCTCGGCTATGAGAAATTCCACAAAGGTGAGACATTAACAAAGGAAATCCTGCTAGATGGATATAAAAAGATTTATGAATATTTTGAACAAAAAGGTGACGAGAAAGAAGTAGAATTACTAATGGAGAAATATGAGAAAGGGGATGATGACCTCATAAATCAGATCAAGAATATAGCCCAGATAATGCTGGATGATATTGTTTCTGATCTAGAACTCCTCAACATAAAGATGGATGAGTTCACATGGGAGTCAGAATTTATTGTTACTGGAGAAACAGAAGAAGTTATTAAAGATCTATCAGAGTATATACTGGACGAAAATGGGGCATTATACATAGACGTCCCCAATGTCAGGAAGATTTTTGTCAAAAGAAAGAACGGTACAAGTCTCTATGTAACAAGAGATATTGCATACCATATGTACAAATTCTCACAGTATGACAAATGCATTGTTGTGGTAGGGGAAGATCATAAGGAACATGGAAAGATCATGGATTATGTTATGCATCAGCTCCTTGACTATAAGAATTCTCTTGATTTTGTGTATTATGGAATGGTAAATTTAGAATCTGGAAGAATGTCTACAAGAAAGGGCACGAGTGTCACCGTGAAGGAAGTTTATGAGAAGTTATATGAAAAGGCCAGAAACGAAGTGCTGAGTAGATATAGTGAAGAAAAGGATGTTGACAAAATAAGCAGGGATATAGCAGTTTCTTCCCTAAGATTCTATATGCTGAAGATCAATATGCAAAAACCCATTACATTCAAGTGGGAAGATGCCCTGGATTTCAATGGAGAAACTGCTCCCTTTATTATGTATTCCTATACAAGGGCAAGTAGCATAATGGAAAAGGTAAAATCAAGTTCAGAGGAAGCGTCATCTAAAAACATTGAAAAGGAAGAAAATGATCTCATTCTTGAGATGTATAAATATCCATATAAAATAATGAACGCAACCAAAAGCCTGAGACCAGATATCATCACAGGTTATATTCTGGATTTATCTAAAAAATTCACTACATTTTACGAGAAATGTAAGGTACTCGGTGAGGAAACAGGTATACAGGAGAGAAGATTAAACATCCTGAAAACATACATGAACATTATTGACGACAGTTCACAAATTGTTGGAATAAAGAATGTGAAAAAGATGTAAGAGGTATATTAATACTGTAGGTTATGACTCAGGGAATATAGATAATAATAGTTAATAGTTTAAATAATTTAAAAAAATTCTGAAAGGATAGATTTGTCTGGTTTGTATCATGTAAAATGTCCCAATTGCGGAAATGAATTCAATGTGAATTATTCTGAGTGGAATAGTCTTTCTGACACATCATTAGGTTTGATTTTCAGGTGGGGACCTTACTCTTTCTCGGTAAAGTGTCCACAATGTCACAAGAGAGAAAGG contains:
- the argS gene encoding arginine--tRNA ligase — encoded protein: MLLFQDILELTKSEARKHIENLDEKDVIFDQTEHAHITVRLVRYEKTVDNFDTKLNAIMNELKKLPFVQSLEYENGYINIITDGWYLLNAMHESLQTTGSFPESFQDPERVSVEHTSTNPTGPIHMGRIRNSIIGDSIARLMERYGYRVVTQYYVNDSGKQMVSLYLGYEKFHKGETLTKEILLDGYKKIYEYFEQKGDEKEVELLMEKYEKGDDDLINQIKNIAQIMLDDIVSDLELLNIKMDEFTWESEFIVTGETEEVIKDLSEYILDENGALYIDVPNVRKIFVKRKNGTSLYVTRDIAYHMYKFSQYDKCIVVVGEDHKEHGKIMDYVMHQLLDYKNSLDFVYYGMVNLESGRMSTRKGTSVTVKEVYEKLYEKARNEVLSRYSEEKDVDKISRDIAVSSLRFYMLKINMQKPITFKWEDALDFNGETAPFIMYSYTRASSIMEKVKSSSEEASSKNIEKEENDLILEMYKYPYKIMNATKSLRPDIITGYILDLSKKFTTFYEKCKVLGEETGIQERRLNILKTYMNIIDDSSQIVGIKNVKKM